One window from the genome of Mucilaginibacter ginsenosidivorans encodes:
- a CDS encoding POT-type proton-dependent oligopeptide transporter, whose protein sequence is MQETPIAVAKTKSRFPKAVPYIIGNEAAERFSYYGLRSILVTFLVAQFYNPTLDPALTQTAEAHANASTHFFVALSYFMPLLGGIMADWFFGKYKVILWLSIVYCLGNLFTSSFTTNLPLFTTGLVLIATGAGGIKSCTTANVGDQFDKNNQDLMSKVYGWFYFSINAGSMVSFALIPWAYKNLGPRIAFGIPGTLMALATIIFFSGRKMYVRVPPAGINKNNFVFISVYALFNMRKKQKGQSLLDVAKGAFDPEKVEGIKAVWRVMGVFFFTLAYWIVWDQNLSEWVLQSNKMDRVINFGFFKYEFIPGQIQITNAIFLLIFIPIFNYWIYPRLDKMGLKTTLLRRFGAGLVLTALSFVVIAMIQTNIDHGGHPTLWWQVFAYILLSAAEVLVSITGLEYAYTHSPKSMKSTMTAIFLMVVALGNVITGLINENISEKGFLAPYMRGANFYWCFVGMIAVFVVAFLFVSPRMKLRNYIDDPEVDKNEAIATIE, encoded by the coding sequence ATGCAAGAAACCCCCATCGCGGTTGCTAAAACCAAATCTCGATTCCCCAAAGCAGTGCCTTATATTATTGGCAACGAAGCTGCAGAACGATTTAGCTACTACGGCTTACGCTCTATCCTTGTAACCTTTTTAGTAGCGCAGTTTTATAATCCGACGTTAGATCCGGCCCTTACCCAAACTGCCGAAGCGCACGCCAATGCAAGCACGCACTTTTTTGTGGCGCTTTCTTACTTCATGCCCCTTTTGGGTGGGATAATGGCCGATTGGTTTTTTGGAAAATACAAAGTCATTTTATGGCTGTCTATTGTGTATTGCCTTGGCAATCTATTTACTTCTTCGTTTACCACCAACCTACCGTTGTTTACAACGGGCCTGGTGCTGATAGCAACCGGCGCGGGCGGCATAAAATCATGCACAACGGCCAATGTAGGCGATCAGTTTGATAAAAATAACCAGGACCTGATGTCAAAGGTTTATGGCTGGTTCTATTTTAGTATCAATGCAGGTTCCATGGTATCTTTCGCTCTTATACCATGGGCGTATAAGAATTTAGGGCCGAGAATAGCATTTGGCATTCCGGGCACTTTAATGGCTTTGGCTACCATCATATTCTTTTCGGGCCGCAAAATGTATGTACGGGTACCGCCGGCAGGTATAAACAAAAACAACTTTGTATTCATATCAGTATACGCTCTTTTCAATATGAGGAAAAAACAAAAGGGCCAATCATTGCTGGATGTTGCAAAAGGGGCATTTGACCCGGAAAAAGTAGAGGGTATTAAGGCTGTTTGGCGTGTAATGGGTGTATTTTTCTTCACGCTGGCCTATTGGATCGTATGGGACCAAAACCTTTCCGAATGGGTGTTGCAATCAAATAAGATGGACCGCGTAATTAATTTTGGCTTTTTTAAATACGAATTTATCCCAGGCCAGATACAAATAACCAACGCCATCTTTTTGTTGATATTCATACCCATATTCAATTACTGGATCTATCCCAGGCTGGATAAGATGGGATTGAAAACAACCCTGCTCAGAAGGTTTGGTGCGGGCCTGGTACTAACGGCGCTTTCTTTTGTTGTTATCGCAATGATACAAACCAATATAGACCATGGCGGCCATCCAACGCTTTGGTGGCAGGTATTCGCTTATATCTTACTTTCGGCAGCCGAAGTTTTGGTTTCTATCACCGGCCTGGAGTATGCCTACACACATTCGCCAAAATCAATGAAAAGCACCATGACGGCTATATTTTTAATGGTTGTGGCGCTCGGTAATGTGATCACCGGCCTGATAAACGAAAACATTTCTGAAAAAGGATTTTTAGCGCCTTACATGCGGGGCGCCAACTTTTATTGGTGCTTTGTAGGTATGATCGCGGTGTTCGTCGTTGCGTTCCTGTTCGTTTCACCACGTATGAAATTACGCAATTATATAGACGACCCGGAAGTCGACAAAAACGAGGCAATAGCCACTATTGAGTAA
- a CDS encoding polyprenol monophosphomannose synthase, translated as MPDSIVIIPTYNEIENIERIIRKVFSLRHEFHVLVIDDGSPDGTPIIVKELQQEFPEKLFLEERAGKQGLGTAYIHGFRWAIERKYDYIFEMDADFSHNPEDLRKLREACEEGADAAVGSRYIKGVNVVNWPMSRVLMSYFASVYVRFITGINIRDWTAGFMCYKRKVLETIELDKVKFVGYAFQIEMKYTTIKHGFKITEVPIIFTDRTEGTSKMSTSIFREAVFGVLHMRINAMFRKYPEG; from the coding sequence GTGCCCGACAGCATAGTTATTATACCTACCTATAACGAGATAGAGAATATCGAACGGATCATCCGCAAGGTATTTTCGCTTCGTCACGAATTTCACGTGCTCGTGATCGACGACGGGTCGCCTGACGGCACACCCATTATTGTTAAAGAGCTGCAGCAGGAATTTCCCGAAAAGCTTTTCCTGGAGGAACGCGCCGGGAAGCAAGGCCTGGGCACGGCCTACATACACGGTTTCCGCTGGGCGATAGAGCGGAAATACGATTATATCTTCGAGATGGATGCCGATTTTTCGCATAACCCTGAGGATTTGCGCAAACTCCGCGAAGCCTGCGAAGAGGGTGCAGATGCGGCAGTAGGTTCAAGATATATCAAAGGCGTCAACGTGGTTAACTGGCCCATGAGCCGGGTGTTGATGAGTTATTTTGCATCAGTTTACGTCCGCTTTATTACCGGTATCAATATCCGCGACTGGACGGCAGGCTTTATGTGCTACAAACGCAAAGTTTTGGAAACTATTGAGTTAGATAAAGTAAAGTTTGTCGGATATGCTTTCCAGATCGAAATGAAATATACGACCATCAAACATGGTTTTAAAATAACTGAAGTACCCATCATCTTCACCGACCGCACCGAGGGCACATCCAAAATGTCGACCAGTATCTTCCGCGAGGCCGTATTCGGCGTCCTCCACATGAGGATAAATGCGATGTTTAGAAAATATCCTGAAGGGTAG
- a CDS encoding GH92 family glycosyl hydrolase: MKKPLLLLLTLIPFFSFSQTKKSADLAEYVNPLMGTDSKYDLSNGNTYPVIALPWGMNFWTPETGKMGDGWQYTYDAHKINGFKQTHQPSPWMNDYGQFAIMPETGHLKVTQNGRQSWFSHKTEIVKPYYYSVYLADHDVTTEITPTERSAQFRFTFPKNDSSFIVIDAFDRGSYVKVIPSERKIVGYSTKFARGPLKNFKNFFVIYVDKPISIYHTYSDSTMTDSLELHAKHASAVIGFKTAKGEKVHMRVASSFVSIEQAELNLQREQGKDSFDVTEQKAKDVWNKTLSRLTVEGGTIDQKRTFYSCLYRMLFFPNKLYEIDANGNRIHYSPYTGKTEPGYMFAGTGFWDTFRALYPFLNLVYPSINKEMQEGLINDYKEGGWLPEWSSPGYSDVMVGNNSASVVAEAYLKGLRGYDIETLYKALIHGANNDGPRATGRKGVEYYNKLGYVPYDVKINENAARTLEYAYDDFAIYQLGKALGKPKDEIEVYKKRSMNYKNLFDPATGLMRGKNQDGTFETPFNPFKWGDAFTEGNSWHYTWGVFHDIQGLENLMGGKKKFVAKLDSVFSLPPIFDDSYYGEVIHEIREMQIAGMGQYAHGNQPIQHMIYLYNYAGEPWKTQYWARETMNKLYKATPDGYCGDEDNGQTSAWYVFSAMGFYPVCPAAGQYVLGAPLFNKVTLTLENGRKVIINAPKNSAANKYVNTLTYNGKPYDLNYLDHKTLMQGAVLNFEMSAAPNKQRGIKDSDFPYSLSNEK; this comes from the coding sequence ATGAAAAAACCACTTCTGTTACTGTTAACCCTCATTCCTTTTTTTTCCTTTTCGCAAACAAAAAAGAGTGCCGACCTGGCCGAATACGTGAACCCGTTAATGGGTACGGATTCGAAATACGACTTGTCGAACGGTAATACATACCCTGTTATCGCTTTGCCCTGGGGTATGAATTTTTGGACCCCCGAAACCGGTAAAATGGGCGACGGCTGGCAGTACACCTATGATGCCCACAAGATAAACGGCTTTAAGCAAACACACCAGCCATCGCCGTGGATGAACGATTACGGGCAGTTTGCCATTATGCCCGAGACCGGGCACCTGAAAGTTACCCAAAACGGTCGCCAAAGCTGGTTCTCGCATAAAACCGAGATCGTGAAACCTTATTATTACAGCGTTTACCTCGCCGACCATGACGTAACGACCGAGATCACCCCTACCGAACGTTCGGCACAGTTCAGGTTTACCTTCCCGAAAAATGATAGCTCATTTATTGTGATCGATGCTTTTGACAGAGGTTCGTATGTTAAAGTAATTCCGTCGGAAAGAAAGATCGTGGGTTACTCAACCAAGTTCGCCCGCGGACCGCTGAAGAATTTTAAGAACTTCTTCGTTATCTACGTGGATAAACCGATCAGCATCTATCATACCTACAGCGACAGCACCATGACCGACTCGCTTGAATTGCATGCCAAACATGCCAGTGCAGTTATCGGCTTTAAAACGGCTAAAGGCGAAAAAGTGCACATGCGCGTGGCGTCCTCGTTCGTAAGTATAGAGCAGGCGGAGTTAAACCTGCAGCGCGAGCAGGGCAAAGACAGTTTTGATGTTACCGAGCAAAAAGCAAAAGATGTTTGGAACAAGACACTTAGCAGGCTTACCGTTGAAGGCGGCACAATTGACCAGAAACGAACCTTCTACTCCTGCCTTTACCGTATGCTTTTCTTCCCGAACAAGTTGTACGAGATAGATGCGAATGGTAACCGTATTCATTACAGCCCCTACACCGGCAAAACCGAACCGGGCTACATGTTTGCCGGCACGGGCTTTTGGGACACGTTCAGGGCCTTATATCCATTTCTGAATTTGGTTTATCCATCTATCAATAAAGAAATGCAGGAAGGATTGATCAACGATTACAAAGAGGGCGGCTGGCTGCCCGAATGGTCGAGCCCGGGGTATTCAGATGTGATGGTGGGCAATAATTCGGCATCGGTAGTGGCGGAAGCTTACCTGAAGGGCCTGCGCGGCTACGATATCGAAACCCTGTACAAAGCGCTGATACATGGCGCCAATAACGACGGGCCGCGTGCTACCGGCCGCAAAGGCGTTGAATATTACAACAAGCTGGGCTACGTACCTTATGATGTAAAAATAAACGAAAACGCAGCGCGGACGCTGGAATATGCTTATGACGATTTTGCCATCTATCAATTGGGCAAAGCCCTGGGCAAGCCAAAGGACGAGATAGAGGTTTACAAAAAACGCAGCATGAATTATAAGAATTTGTTCGACCCAGCTACCGGTTTGATGCGGGGCAAAAACCAGGACGGCACTTTCGAAACGCCTTTCAACCCTTTTAAATGGGGTGATGCCTTTACCGAGGGCAACAGCTGGCACTATACTTGGGGTGTGTTTCACGATATCCAGGGCCTTGAAAACCTGATGGGTGGCAAAAAGAAATTCGTAGCTAAGCTCGACTCTGTTTTCTCCCTCCCTCCCATTTTTGATGACAGCTATTATGGCGAAGTGATACACGAGATACGCGAAATGCAGATAGCCGGCATGGGTCAGTATGCGCATGGTAACCAGCCGATACAGCACATGATATACCTGTACAATTACGCCGGCGAGCCCTGGAAAACCCAATACTGGGCTCGCGAAACCATGAATAAATTATATAAAGCCACGCCCGACGGCTATTGCGGCGACGAGGACAACGGGCAAACATCGGCCTGGTATGTGTTTTCGGCGATGGGCTTTTACCCGGTTTGCCCCGCGGCAGGGCAATATGTGTTAGGCGCGCCACTGTTCAACAAGGTAACGCTGACGCTGGAAAATGGCAGGAAAGTTATCATCAATGCGCCAAAGAACAGCGCTGCGAATAAATATGTGAACACCTTGACCTATAATGGCAAACCTTACGACCTGAATTATTTGGATCATAAAACCTTAATGCAGGGAGCGGTACTTAATTTTGAGATGTCGGCTGCACCGAACAAGCAACGCGGTATAAAAGACAGTGATTTTCCTTATTCGTTATCCAATGAAAAATAA
- a CDS encoding GyrI-like domain-containing protein, with amino-acid sequence MIVEIVTKDFNLTLYGFSGTAVNKNYGDTGFKLMNKMWETIRTKNLKHKGMNVWVYGPNEEVFAGVEFDPAMQENTGLEVKQISLSKYAYYKHIGPYSGLAYAYAKMRAYLAENNLKAVSPGLEIYGHWSQDESKLETEILMCLG; translated from the coding sequence ATGATCGTAGAAATAGTAACTAAAGATTTCAACCTCACGCTTTATGGCTTTTCCGGCACAGCGGTAAACAAAAACTATGGTGATACAGGGTTCAAATTAATGAACAAAATGTGGGAGACCATACGGACGAAGAATTTGAAGCATAAAGGCATGAATGTTTGGGTGTACGGCCCCAACGAGGAGGTGTTTGCAGGAGTAGAATTTGACCCCGCTATGCAAGAAAACACCGGCCTGGAGGTTAAACAAATAAGTTTGTCAAAATATGCTTATTACAAACATATAGGCCCTTACAGCGGATTAGCCTATGCTTATGCTAAAATGAGGGCATATTTAGCTGAAAATAACTTAAAAGCAGTTTCTCCGGGATTGGAAATTTACGGGCACTGGAGCCAGGATGAGTCCAAATTGGAAACGGAAATATTGATGTGTTTGGGTTAG
- a CDS encoding nuclear transport factor 2 family protein encodes MQIKNRVYIFGSAIITLTLLTLNVIAQSQNVIEGHFKALNSHDVKVIAAGYTADAQVFSPNWEGAKAGEESLKETYGRYFKSTPDLAYTVTNTIDAGDKVIVEYTWTGTLSNPEGGEPEYMKGKKYLLKACAIFELKGDKIAKETVYFDQVAFLKQVGFFDQH; translated from the coding sequence ATGCAAATAAAAAACAGGGTATATATTTTCGGCAGCGCCATTATAACGTTGACGTTATTAACACTTAACGTTATTGCGCAATCGCAAAACGTTATCGAAGGTCACTTTAAAGCGCTGAACAGCCACGATGTAAAAGTCATTGCCGCGGGATATACTGCCGACGCCCAGGTATTCTCCCCCAATTGGGAGGGTGCCAAAGCTGGCGAAGAGAGCCTCAAAGAAACTTATGGGCGATATTTCAAATCGACACCGGACCTGGCCTATACCGTTACGAACACCATCGACGCCGGCGATAAAGTAATCGTCGAGTACACCTGGACAGGTACCCTGTCGAACCCCGAAGGTGGCGAACCGGAGTATATGAAGGGCAAAAAGTATTTGCTTAAAGCCTGTGCTATATTCGAACTGAAGGGCGACAAAATTGCTAAAGAAACCGTTTATTTCGACCAGGTAG
- a CDS encoding polysaccharide deacetylase family protein, with product MSKITSAILGSALLLTSVFTSSAQENKAAIMARKQVPILCYHQIRDWRPKDSKVDKDYIIPPAAFKAHLKMLADSGYHTILPDQLYDYLTKGTALPSKPIMLTFDDTDLDQFEIARPEMKKYGFKGVFFIMTVSIGKVKHYMSSAQIKQLSDEGNVIASHTWNHSNFKKLSTAKDWEIQLDKPTKKLEEITGKPVKYFAYPFGVWSEQNLPQLHKRGFKLAFQLADKRDANDPLMTVRRILDSGYWTVKNLSNSIRHSF from the coding sequence ATGTCAAAAATAACCTCAGCTATCTTAGGATCAGCCTTACTGTTAACATCAGTTTTTACTTCATCTGCACAGGAAAATAAAGCCGCAATAATGGCACGCAAACAGGTGCCGATATTATGCTACCACCAAATACGCGACTGGCGGCCAAAGGATTCTAAAGTTGACAAGGACTATATCATTCCACCGGCTGCTTTCAAGGCTCACCTGAAAATGCTGGCCGACAGCGGATACCATACTATATTACCCGATCAGTTGTATGATTACCTGACCAAAGGCACGGCGCTGCCCAGCAAGCCCATTATGCTTACTTTTGACGATACCGACCTCGACCAGTTTGAAATAGCCCGCCCGGAAATGAAAAAATACGGGTTTAAAGGTGTGTTTTTTATCATGACTGTTTCTATCGGGAAAGTTAAGCATTACATGAGCTCGGCGCAGATCAAGCAGTTATCGGACGAAGGCAACGTGATAGCGAGCCACACCTGGAACCATAGCAACTTTAAGAAATTATCAACGGCGAAGGATTGGGAAATTCAATTAGATAAGCCTACTAAAAAGTTAGAGGAAATTACCGGCAAACCGGTTAAATATTTTGCTTACCCGTTTGGTGTGTGGAGCGAACAGAACCTGCCCCAATTGCACAAACGCGGGTTTAAACTGGCTTTCCAACTGGCCGACAAGCGCGATGCGAATGACCCGTTAATGACCGTTCGCCGTATACTTGACAGCGGTTACTGGACAGTAAAAAACCTGAGCAATAGTATCAGGCATAGTTTTTAA
- a CDS encoding Gfo/Idh/MocA family protein translates to MKNKIIATIGTVVCCISMATAQKLKVCVAGLNHDHIWNIMNAYKNGQVDIIGIAEPNHELWAKYGKQFNLPPSVFYDDLKTMLKGKKPDAVLGYNAVANHVDIVEVCAPLCLAVMVEKPLAATLAQAKRMEELANKYHTLVLTNYETTWYASGKYIYDEIAADSIGPIKKMVVHDGHQGPKEIGCSKEFLAWLTDPVLNGAGALNDFGCYGADLMTWLMHGQKPIAVTAITHQYKPDVYPKVDDDATILVEYKGASGQIEASWNWPFGIKDMEIFGEHGYLHSLNGTDIDIRMRENRRSSIKAPPLPEPINDPLVYLAAVLQHKIPGTDDQASLKYNMIVMEILDAAKRSAKEGRKIVL, encoded by the coding sequence ATGAAAAATAAAATTATCGCCACTATTGGCACGGTGGTTTGTTGCATCAGCATGGCAACAGCACAAAAATTGAAGGTATGCGTGGCCGGCTTAAACCACGATCATATCTGGAACATCATGAATGCCTACAAAAACGGGCAGGTGGATATCATCGGCATTGCCGAACCCAATCATGAGCTTTGGGCCAAATATGGCAAGCAGTTCAATTTGCCGCCGTCAGTATTTTATGATGACCTGAAAACCATGTTAAAGGGCAAGAAACCGGATGCTGTGCTGGGCTATAATGCTGTTGCCAACCACGTTGATATTGTGGAAGTATGCGCGCCTTTGTGCCTGGCCGTTATGGTGGAAAAGCCCCTGGCAGCTACGCTGGCACAAGCCAAACGTATGGAAGAACTGGCCAATAAATACCATACGCTGGTGCTTACCAATTACGAAACTACCTGGTACGCATCGGGCAAATACATTTATGATGAAATTGCGGCTGATAGTATCGGCCCGATCAAAAAAATGGTGGTTCACGATGGTCACCAAGGACCGAAAGAGATAGGCTGCAGCAAAGAGTTTCTGGCCTGGCTAACCGACCCGGTATTGAACGGCGCGGGTGCCCTGAATGACTTTGGCTGTTATGGCGCCGACCTGATGACCTGGCTGATGCACGGGCAAAAACCTATAGCGGTTACCGCTATCACCCATCAATATAAACCTGATGTTTATCCCAAAGTAGATGATGACGCAACAATATTGGTTGAATACAAGGGCGCGTCGGGACAAATAGAGGCCTCGTGGAACTGGCCGTTCGGGATAAAGGATATGGAAATTTTTGGCGAACACGGTTATCTGCATTCGCTTAATGGGACTGATATAGATATCCGCATGCGCGAGAACAGGAGAAGCTCGATAAAAGCGCCGCCGCTGCCCGAGCCGATCAATGATCCATTAGTTTATTTGGCAGCGGTACTTCAGCACAAAATACCGGGCACTGACGACCAGGCCTCGCTGAAATATAACATGATCGTGATGGAGATACTGGATGCGGCAAAACGCTCGGCAAAAGAAGGCCGGAAGATCGTGCTGTAA
- the ruvB gene encoding Holliday junction branch migration DNA helicase RuvB produces the protein MNENLDPAPERLSSAERDIEKVLRPQAFEDFTGQHKILANLRVFVQAARQRGEALDHVLLHGPPGLGKTTLSHIIANEMGVGIKITSGPVLDKPGDLAGLLTNLEPGDILFIDEIHRLSPLVEEYLYSAMEDFKIDIMLETGPNARSVQLSLNPFTLVGATTRSGLLTAPLRARFGINSRLEYYDAKLLTTIVLRSASILKTPISDEGAFEIARRSRGTPRIANALLRRTRDFAQIKGDGNIDTDIANYALNALNVDQHGLDEMDNKILLTIIDKFKGGPVGLKTIATAVGEDEGTIEEVYEPFLIQEGFLMRTARGREATDNAYKHLGKLRTGGSPTLF, from the coding sequence ATGAACGAGAACCTGGATCCTGCTCCTGAACGCCTCTCATCTGCCGAGCGTGATATCGAAAAAGTACTTCGTCCACAGGCATTTGAGGATTTTACGGGCCAGCATAAAATACTGGCCAACCTGCGGGTTTTTGTGCAGGCTGCACGCCAGCGCGGCGAGGCGCTCGATCATGTGCTGCTTCATGGCCCACCAGGATTGGGCAAAACCACCCTATCGCATATCATCGCGAACGAAATGGGCGTGGGCATCAAAATAACCTCGGGCCCGGTGCTGGACAAACCCGGCGATCTGGCAGGGCTGCTGACCAATCTTGAACCCGGCGACATTCTTTTTATCGACGAGATACACCGCCTGAGCCCTTTGGTTGAGGAATACCTTTACTCGGCCATGGAGGATTTCAAGATCGACATTATGCTGGAGACCGGCCCTAATGCGCGATCGGTCCAGTTATCGCTAAATCCGTTTACGCTTGTGGGCGCCACCACCCGTTCGGGCTTGTTGACGGCACCGTTACGGGCGCGTTTCGGCATCAATTCAAGACTGGAATATTATGACGCGAAATTGCTGACTACCATCGTGCTTCGCTCAGCTTCGATACTGAAAACACCGATAAGCGACGAAGGTGCGTTCGAGATTGCCCGCCGCAGTCGCGGTACACCGCGTATTGCCAATGCGCTGCTGCGCCGCACACGCGATTTTGCCCAGATAAAAGGTGATGGAAACATCGATACCGATATAGCTAATTATGCGCTGAACGCACTGAACGTGGACCAGCACGGTCTGGACGAAATGGACAACAAAATATTGCTGACCATTATTGATAAATTTAAAGGCGGCCCGGTGGGTTTAAAAACCATTGCAACCGCAGTTGGCGAGGATGAAGGCACCATTGAGGAGGTTTACGAACCATTTTTGATACAGGAAGGCTTTTTGATGCGCACGGCGCGCGGCCGCGAGGCTACGGATAATGCTTATAAGCATCTGGGTAAGTTGAGAACGGGCGGTAGTCCGACGTTGTTTTAG
- a CDS encoding pentapeptide repeat-containing protein, whose amino-acid sequence MDKIEIKEDCKVVDARNAMLNGSYFNDVAMTNVKIINANLSDLEIEGAQLGGAFIHNIGGPLEGHPAYDPNFKQRPVRFEDCNLNNSTFTDCNLAGVLITDCNLKGVSITDCNISGLIINGVNIEELLKAYRK is encoded by the coding sequence ATGGATAAGATCGAAATCAAAGAAGACTGCAAAGTAGTCGACGCCCGGAACGCTATGCTCAACGGCTCCTATTTTAACGATGTAGCCATGACGAACGTCAAGATCATCAATGCCAATTTGAGCGATCTGGAAATAGAAGGCGCGCAATTAGGCGGAGCATTTATTCATAACATCGGCGGTCCCCTGGAAGGTCACCCGGCATATGACCCCAATTTTAAGCAGCGCCCTGTACGCTTTGAAGATTGCAATCTAAATAACAGCACCTTTACCGATTGCAACCTCGCAGGTGTTTTAATCACCGATTGCAACCTTAAAGGTGTTTCAATCACCGATTGCAACATCAGTGGGTTAATTATTAATGGGGTAAATATCGAAGAGCTTTTGAAAGCATATCGTAAATAA
- a CDS encoding permease — MVKNIFTELFYMIWEIYWGLALGFILSSLVRAFISTETISSRLGKNNLKAIALSTFFGAISSSCSYAAASMARTLKLKGSTWPNAVTFMAASTNLVFEIFIVIVTLLGWAFFGAEVAGGLLFIIISASLIAWFYPKKVKDDGDKHLEHTGHAPGGHEHDHGAHHHHTGNSFGKKLATASGHFYMDVMMVGKDILIGVVIASVLMAVVPLTFWNTLFLTNNHGLPHFVVLLWNILMGVFIAIISFVCSVGNLVIATVFWHGGISFGGVVAYILADLVTIPMLAVYRRYYGTKTMLALLLFLAVSIIIASLLVDVSFDVMGWIPKHPKTGFMAMHDAIKLNYETILNIIFIPASIIYFFWGRKQSNMSM, encoded by the coding sequence ATGGTAAAAAACATCTTTACCGAATTATTTTACATGATATGGGAGATCTATTGGGGCCTGGCGCTGGGCTTTATTTTGTCTTCGCTAGTAAGGGCATTTATCTCGACGGAAACCATCAGTTCCCGACTCGGAAAAAACAATTTAAAGGCTATTGCGCTATCAACTTTTTTTGGGGCGATCTCGTCGTCTTGTTCCTACGCAGCGGCCTCCATGGCGCGTACGCTTAAACTGAAAGGCTCCACGTGGCCCAATGCGGTAACCTTTATGGCTGCAAGCACCAACCTGGTGTTCGAAATATTCATCGTTATCGTCACCCTGCTTGGCTGGGCATTTTTTGGTGCCGAAGTAGCGGGCGGCTTATTATTTATCATCATTTCGGCATCGCTTATTGCATGGTTTTACCCCAAAAAGGTAAAGGACGACGGCGACAAGCATCTTGAACATACCGGGCATGCGCCCGGCGGACACGAACATGATCACGGTGCTCATCACCATCACACCGGTAATTCGTTTGGGAAGAAACTCGCCACAGCCAGCGGGCATTTTTATATGGATGTAATGATGGTCGGGAAGGATATTCTTATCGGCGTTGTTATTGCATCTGTATTGATGGCGGTTGTGCCGCTCACTTTTTGGAACACGCTCTTTTTAACCAATAATCATGGCTTGCCGCATTTTGTGGTATTGCTTTGGAATATACTTATGGGCGTGTTTATTGCTATTATCAGTTTTGTTTGTTCGGTAGGGAACCTGGTAATAGCAACGGTGTTCTGGCACGGCGGAATATCCTTTGGCGGCGTGGTAGCCTATATCCTTGCCGACCTGGTGACGATACCTATGCTGGCTGTGTACCGCCGCTATTACGGTACCAAAACTATGCTGGCGCTGCTGCTGTTCCTGGCAGTTAGCATTATTATTGCAAGTTTGCTGGTCGACGTGAGCTTCGATGTAATGGGCTGGATACCCAAACATCCCAAAACCGGCTTTATGGCCATGCACGATGCTATTAAACTGAATTACGAAACAATTCTGAACATCATCTTTATTCCCGCCTCCATTATTTATTTCTTTTGGGGGCGGAAACAAAGTAATATGAGCATGTAG